A single window of Acanthopagrus latus isolate v.2019 chromosome 1, fAcaLat1.1, whole genome shotgun sequence DNA harbors:
- the cdk2ap2 gene encoding cyclin-dependent kinase 2-associated protein 2: protein MSYKPIAPAPSGSNHTPPGSSVPSPSLPSSSNFRPAFSDFGPPSMGFVQPVKVSQGSTYSELLSVIEEMSREIRPTYAGSKSAMERLKRGIIHARALVRECLAETERSART, encoded by the exons ATGAGCTACAAACCCATCGCTCCTGCGCCATCTGGCTCCAACCACACGCCTCCAG GCTCGTCTGTGCCCTCCCCATCTCTCCCCTCATCATCCAACTTTAGGCCGGCTTTTAGTGACTTTGGTCCACCCTCCATGGGCTTTGTTCAG CCTGTCAAAGTGTCTCAAGGGTCCACCTACAGTGAGCTTCTCTCTGTCATTGAAGAAATGAGCCGTGAGATCAGGCCTACATACGCTGGCAGCAAGAGCGCTATGGAGAGGCTAAAGAGAG GTATAATCCACGCCCGTGCACTGGTCAGGGAGTGTCTTGCAGAGACGGAGCGAAGTGCCCGCACATAA
- the LOC119019869 gene encoding uncharacterized protein LOC119019869, with amino-acid sequence MQRLPPSGGRGKLLNNDQELAIVEMVVANNAIKLHELQTRIVEDNDMFENVDSISLTTIARTLSKHRVRMKQLYTVPFERNSERVKELRQQYIQRVMELEANQAPHEFIYLDEEGFNLAKRRRRGRNVIGQRATADVPGQRGANITMCAAISNAGLLLHRCQVGPYNTERLLAFLDDLHHHLIPQQNQEGENMRTFVIIWDNVAFHHSQAITAWFEAHPRLVRLFLPPYSPFLNPIEELFSAWRWKVYDHQPHDQMSLLEAMDAGCREITADNCQGWIRHTKRFYPRCIALDNIRCDVDENMWPNPEDRRD; translated from the exons ATGCaacgtcttcctccctctggggGAAGAGGAAAGCTCCTCAATAATGATCAAGAGCTTGCCATTGTGGAAATGGTAGTTgcaaataatgcaataaaactccATGAACTGCAAACTCGGATTGTAGAAgacaatgacatgtttgaaaatgttgacagtatCAGCCTCACAACAATTGCACGGACATTATCCAAACACAGAGTGCGGATGAAGCAGCTCTACACTGTTCCCTTTGAGAGGAATAGTGAAAGAGTCAAAGAGCTACGGCAACAATACATCCAG AGAGTTATGGAATTGGAGGCCAACCAGGCACCTCATGAGTTCATCTACCTTGATGAGGAGGGATTCAATCTGGCCAAAAGGCGTCGTCGTGGACGAAATGTTATTGGACAAAGGGCCACAGCTGATGtgccaggacagagaggggcaAACATAACAATGTGTGCGGCGATTTCAAACGCAGGATTGCTGCTTCACAGATGTCAGGTTGGACCCTACAATACAGAGCGCCTCCTTGCCTTTCTTGATGATCTCCACCATCACCTCATCCCACAGCAGAATcaagaaggtgaaaacatgaggaCCTTTGTGATCATCTGGGACAATGTGGCATTCCATCATTCCCAAGCAATTACAGCATGGTTTGAAGCCCACCCAAGACTAGTGCGTCTGTTCCTTCCACCCTATTCACCTTTCCTCAACCCCATAGAGGAGTTATTTTCTGCTTGGAGGTGGAAGGTTTATGACCATCAGCCACATGACCAGATGTCCCTCCTTGAAGCCATGGATGCTGGCTGCAGGGAAATCACAGCTGATAACTGCCAAGGGTGGATCCGTCATACTAAACGCTTTTATCCCAG GTGCATTGCCTTGGATAATATCAGATgcgatgttgatgaaaacatgtggcCTAACCCTGAAGACCGCAGAGATTAG